Proteins from a genomic interval of Mycolicibacterium grossiae:
- the rpsK gene encoding 30S ribosomal protein S11, with the protein MAQAKKGGTAAKKGQKTRRREKKNVPHGAAHIKSTFNNTIVSITDPQGNVIAWASSGHVGFKGSRKSTPFAAQLAAENAARKAQEHGVKKVDVFVKGPGSGRETAIRSLQAAGLEVGAISDVTPQPHNGCRPPKRRRV; encoded by the coding sequence ATGGCACAGGCAAAGAAGGGCGGCACCGCCGCCAAGAAGGGTCAGAAGACCCGCCGCAGGGAAAAGAAGAACGTTCCCCACGGCGCCGCTCACATCAAGAGCACGTTCAACAACACCATCGTCTCGATCACCGATCCCCAGGGCAACGTCATCGCCTGGGCGTCGTCGGGACACGTCGGCTTCAAGGGCTCGCGCAAGTCGACGCCGTTCGCCGCCCAGCTGGCCGCCGAGAACGCCGCCCGCAAGGCCCAGGAGCACGGTGTCAAGAAGGTCGACGTGTTCGTGAAGGGCCCGGGTTCGGGCCGTGAGACCGCCATTCGCTCGCTGCAGGCCGCCGGCCTCGAGGTCGGTGCCATCTCCGACGTCACGCCGCAGCCGCACAACGGTTGCCGTCCGCCGAAGCGGCGCCGGGTCTAG
- the rplQ gene encoding 50S ribosomal protein L17 gives MPKPTKGARLGGSSSHQKALLANLATSLFEHGRIKTTEPKARALRPYAEKLITHAKKGTLHNRREVMKKIRDKDVVHVLFAEIGPFFADRNGGYTRIIKVENRKGDNAPMAVIELVREKTVTSEAERARRVGGSQKTEQPVVAAAAPQASVEPEAAEGPTESESVEDATAASTEAESTDAATEAEATEAEVPADADADEAAAEDADKADDAK, from the coding sequence ATGCCCAAGCCCACCAAGGGCGCCCGTCTCGGCGGGTCGTCGTCGCACCAGAAGGCGCTGCTGGCCAACCTGGCCACGTCGCTGTTCGAGCACGGCCGCATCAAGACGACCGAGCCGAAGGCGCGGGCACTGCGGCCCTACGCGGAGAAGCTCATCACCCACGCCAAGAAGGGCACGCTGCACAACCGGCGTGAGGTGATGAAGAAGATCCGCGACAAGGACGTCGTGCACGTGCTGTTCGCCGAGATCGGTCCGTTCTTCGCCGACCGCAACGGCGGCTACACCCGGATCATCAAGGTCGAGAACCGCAAGGGCGACAACGCACCCATGGCGGTCATCGAGCTGGTCCGGGAGAAGACCGTCACCTCGGAGGCCGAGCGTGCCCGCCGCGTGGGCGGCTCGCAGAAGACCGAGCAGCCGGTCGTCGCCGCCGCGGCGCCGCAGGCATCGGTCGAGCCGGAGGCCGCCGAGGGCCCGACGGAGAGCGAGTCGGTCGAGGACGCCACGGCTGCATCGACTGAGGCCGAATCCACTGATGCCGCTACCGAAGCCGAGGCCACCGAGGCCGAGGTGCCGGCCGACGCGGACGCCGATGAGGCGGCCGCCGAGGACGCCGACAAGGCCGACGACGCCAAGTAG
- the rpsD gene encoding 30S ribosomal protein S4 — protein sequence MARYTGPVTRKSRRLGVDLVGGDQSFEKRPYPPGQHGRARIKESEYRQQLQEKQKARFSYGVMEKQFRRYYEEAVRQPGKTGDNLLRILESRLDNVVYRAGLARTRRMARQLVSHGHFLVNGVKVDIPSYRVSQYDIIDIKEKSLNTLPFELSRQTAGERPIPSWLQVIGERQRVLVHQLPERAQIDVPLTEQLIVELYSK from the coding sequence ATGGCTCGTTACACCGGACCCGTCACCCGCAAGTCGCGCCGTCTGGGCGTCGACCTCGTCGGTGGAGACCAGTCCTTCGAGAAGCGCCCCTACCCGCCCGGCCAGCACGGCCGCGCGCGGATCAAGGAGAGCGAGTACCGCCAGCAGCTGCAGGAGAAGCAGAAGGCCCGCTTCTCCTACGGCGTGATGGAGAAGCAGTTCCGTCGCTACTACGAGGAAGCGGTGCGTCAGCCCGGCAAGACCGGTGACAACTTGCTCCGCATCCTCGAGAGCCGGCTGGACAACGTCGTGTACCGCGCCGGCCTGGCCCGCACGCGTCGCATGGCGCGCCAGCTGGTCAGCCACGGACACTTCCTGGTCAATGGCGTCAAGGTCGACATCCCCAGCTACCGGGTGTCGCAGTACGACATCATCGACATCAAGGAGAAGTCGCTCAACACGCTGCCGTTCGAGCTGTCCCGGCAGACCGCGGGTGAGCGTCCGATCCCGTCCTGGCTGCAGGTCATCGGCGAGCGCCAGCGCGTCCTCGTCCACCAGCTGCCCGAGCGTGCGCAGATCGACGTGCCGCTCACCGAGCAGCTCATCGTCGAGCTCTACTCGAAGTAG
- a CDS encoding LLM class F420-dependent oxidoreductase: MTKPSLGPFGVFGHYEQFRTLSPQQLRDIEALGYGAIWAGGSPPAELDWVDPILEVTETIAVATGIVNIWTAAAGPVAESFHRLEATYPGRFILGIGVGHPEAHTEYKKPYDALVDYLDQLGQHDVPADRVVVAALGPQVLKLAARRSAGAHPYLTTPEHTASARDLVGPDAFIAPEHKVVLTTDAEQARAIGRKALAVYLDLANYLNNWKRLGFTDADVAKPGSDALLDAVIAYGTTDEIAARLRAHLDAGADHVPVQVLTGPDHLVPALTELAGPLGLR, encoded by the coding sequence ATGACGAAACCCAGCCTCGGCCCGTTCGGCGTCTTCGGTCACTACGAGCAGTTCCGCACCCTGAGTCCGCAGCAGCTCCGCGACATCGAGGCGCTCGGCTACGGCGCCATCTGGGCCGGCGGGTCGCCGCCCGCCGAACTCGACTGGGTAGACCCCATCCTCGAGGTCACCGAGACCATCGCGGTGGCCACGGGCATCGTCAACATCTGGACCGCGGCCGCCGGCCCGGTCGCCGAGTCGTTCCACCGCCTCGAGGCCACCTACCCGGGCCGCTTCATCCTCGGCATCGGCGTTGGCCACCCCGAGGCGCACACCGAGTACAAGAAGCCCTACGACGCGCTCGTCGACTACCTCGACCAGCTCGGGCAGCACGACGTACCCGCCGATCGCGTGGTGGTCGCCGCGCTCGGCCCGCAGGTGCTCAAGCTGGCCGCCCGGCGCAGCGCCGGCGCCCACCCGTACCTCACCACCCCGGAGCACACCGCGTCGGCGCGCGACCTCGTCGGCCCCGACGCGTTCATCGCGCCCGAGCACAAGGTGGTGTTGACCACCGACGCCGAGCAGGCCCGCGCCATTGGCCGCAAGGCGCTGGCCGTGTACCTCGACCTCGCGAACTACCTGAACAACTGGAAGCGGCTCGGCTTCACCGACGCCGACGTCGCCAAACCCGGCAGCGACGCGCTGCTCGACGCCGTGATCGCCTACGGCACCACCGACGAGATCGCGGCCCGGCTGCGGGCGCACCTCGACGCCGGCGCCGACCACGTGCCCGTGCAGGTGTTGACTGGACCCGACCACCTCGTGCCCGCGCTGACGGAACTCGCCGGACCGCTCGGGCTCCGCTGA
- the rpsM gene encoding 30S ribosomal protein S13, with product MARLMGVDLPRDKRMEIALTYIYGVGRTRSQEILDATGISRDQRSKDLTDDQVTQLRDYIEGNLKVEGDLRREVQADIRRKIEIGCYQGLRHRRGLPVRGQRTKTNARTRKGPKRTIAGKKKAR from the coding sequence ATGGCACGCCTCATGGGCGTCGATCTCCCGCGCGACAAGCGCATGGAGATCGCGCTGACCTACATCTACGGCGTTGGCCGTACGCGCTCCCAGGAGATCCTGGACGCCACCGGCATCAGCCGGGACCAGCGCAGCAAGGACCTCACCGACGACCAGGTGACGCAACTGCGCGACTACATCGAAGGCAACCTCAAGGTCGAGGGTGACCTCCGCCGCGAGGTGCAGGCCGACATCCGTCGCAAGATCGAGATCGGTTGCTACCAGGGCCTGCGCCACCGTCGTGGCCTGCCCGTGCGCGGACAGCGCACCAAGACCAACGCGCGTACCCGCAAGGGCCCGAAGCGCACCATCGCCGGCAAGAAGAAGGCCAGGTAA
- a CDS encoding LLM class F420-dependent oxidoreductase, giving the protein MTESVSLKPDLGRVGVWTFGAPTPEQAAEIEKLGYGALWVGGSPAGDLNFVEPLLEATESLQVATGIVNVWTAEAGEVAESYHRVEDAHPGRFLLGVGIGHPEHTEEYRKPYDVLVEYLDALDAAKVPTSRRVLAALGHKVLELSARRSAGAHPYLTTPEHTGQARNLLGNTVFLAPEHKVVLSTDVEQARKVGRDTVDFYLNLSNYVNNWKRLGFTDDDVNKPGSDKLIDAVVAHGTAEAIAARLTEHLDAGADHVAVQVLGGEDALLPTLSELAGPLGLTPRG; this is encoded by the coding sequence GTGACCGAATCCGTGTCCCTCAAGCCCGACCTCGGCCGCGTCGGCGTCTGGACGTTCGGGGCCCCGACGCCCGAGCAGGCCGCCGAGATCGAGAAGCTGGGGTACGGCGCGCTCTGGGTCGGCGGCTCACCGGCCGGTGACCTGAACTTCGTGGAGCCGCTGCTGGAGGCCACCGAGTCGCTGCAGGTGGCTACCGGCATCGTGAACGTGTGGACCGCCGAAGCCGGCGAGGTGGCCGAGTCCTACCACCGCGTCGAGGACGCCCACCCCGGCAGGTTCCTGCTGGGCGTGGGCATCGGACACCCCGAGCACACCGAGGAGTACCGCAAGCCCTACGACGTGCTCGTCGAATACCTGGACGCCCTCGACGCCGCCAAGGTGCCGACGAGCCGGCGGGTGCTCGCCGCGCTGGGCCACAAGGTGCTGGAACTGTCCGCGCGCCGCAGCGCGGGCGCGCACCCGTACCTGACCACGCCCGAGCACACCGGACAGGCGCGAAACCTGCTCGGCAACACCGTGTTCCTCGCCCCGGAGCACAAGGTGGTCCTGAGTACCGACGTCGAGCAGGCCCGCAAGGTCGGCCGCGACACCGTCGACTTCTACCTGAACCTGAGCAACTACGTGAACAACTGGAAGCGGCTCGGGTTCACCGACGACGACGTGAACAAGCCCGGCAGCGACAAGCTGATCGACGCCGTGGTGGCGCACGGCACGGCCGAGGCGATCGCGGCACGTCTCACCGAGCACCTCGACGCGGGCGCCGACCACGTGGCCGTGCAGGTGCTCGGCGGCGAGGACGCGCTGCTGCCGACGCTGAGCGAGCTGGCCGGTCCGCTGGGTCTGACGCCGCGCGGGTAG
- a CDS encoding ATP-binding protein — MGEQCVRDELRTLFLFEHLSDEQLDMLCADGGIETFPEGPLCTEGDPATCFYVMLDGELIMTKRSGGVDIQTNRTSQRGVYCGAWSAYVPGEEHTYQASVRLTKPSRFFVLDADAFAQFMRSQFPMAVHLLEGHMVGGRRQSQIIGQREKLLALGTITAGLTHQLNNPAAATARATADLRETVGKMRHKLAMLADGKFSPEALRVLVSIQDEVAEQVAKYKTVELSALESSDREDAIGDWLEDHDIIGAWDYAPTFVEAGLDTDWLERILASVDEVDATASLQGALGWLKYTIDTELRMNEIAEASKRISALLADAKQYSQMDRGAYQSANVHELLRSTIMMFGDTIGHQGKGRPVTIVKDLDKTLPELLCYPGDLNQVWTNLIDNAIQAMDGHGTLTIRTSRENDEMVRVEICDDGPGISEDIIDRIFTPFFTTKPFGKGTGLGLDLAWRIVVEKHNGNMRVQSTPGDTRFIVTLPLQAPAPVTPTPGELAAAGTE, encoded by the coding sequence ATGGGCGAGCAGTGCGTACGCGACGAGCTCCGCACGCTGTTTCTCTTCGAGCACCTGAGCGACGAGCAGCTCGACATGCTGTGCGCCGACGGCGGCATCGAGACCTTCCCCGAGGGTCCGCTGTGCACCGAGGGCGATCCGGCGACGTGTTTCTACGTGATGCTCGACGGTGAGCTGATCATGACCAAGCGGTCGGGCGGCGTCGACATCCAGACCAACCGGACCTCGCAGCGCGGCGTCTACTGCGGCGCGTGGTCGGCCTACGTCCCCGGCGAGGAGCACACCTATCAGGCGTCGGTGCGGCTGACGAAGCCGTCGCGCTTCTTCGTGCTCGACGCGGACGCCTTCGCGCAGTTCATGCGCTCGCAGTTCCCGATGGCCGTGCACCTGCTCGAGGGCCACATGGTGGGCGGCCGCCGGCAGAGCCAGATCATCGGCCAGCGCGAGAAGCTGCTGGCGCTGGGCACCATCACCGCGGGTCTCACCCACCAGCTCAACAATCCGGCCGCGGCCACCGCCCGCGCGACCGCCGACCTGCGTGAGACGGTCGGCAAGATGCGGCACAAGCTCGCCATGCTGGCCGACGGGAAGTTCAGTCCCGAGGCGCTGCGGGTGCTGGTGAGCATTCAGGACGAGGTCGCCGAGCAGGTCGCCAAGTACAAGACCGTCGAGCTGTCGGCGCTGGAGTCCTCCGACCGCGAGGACGCCATCGGCGACTGGCTGGAGGATCACGACATCATCGGCGCGTGGGACTACGCGCCGACCTTCGTCGAGGCCGGCCTGGACACCGACTGGCTGGAGCGCATCCTCGCCTCGGTCGACGAGGTCGACGCCACCGCCTCGCTGCAGGGCGCGCTCGGCTGGCTGAAGTACACCATCGACACCGAGCTGCGGATGAACGAGATCGCCGAGGCCAGCAAGCGCATCTCGGCGCTGCTCGCCGACGCCAAGCAGTACTCCCAGATGGACCGCGGCGCCTACCAGAGCGCCAACGTGCACGAGCTGCTGCGCAGCACGATCATGATGTTCGGTGACACCATCGGCCACCAGGGCAAGGGCCGGCCCGTCACGATCGTCAAGGACCTCGACAAGACGCTGCCCGAATTGCTCTGCTACCCGGGCGATCTCAACCAGGTGTGGACCAACCTCATCGACAATGCGATCCAGGCGATGGACGGCCACGGCACGCTGACCATCCGCACCTCGCGGGAGAACGACGAGATGGTGCGCGTCGAGATCTGCGACGACGGGCCCGGCATCTCCGAGGACATCATCGACCGCATCTTCACGCCGTTCTTCACCACCAAGCCCTTCGGCAAGGGCACCGGGCTCGGGCTCGACCTGGCCTGGCGGATCGTGGTGGAGAAGCACAACGGCAACATGCGCGTGCAGAGCACGCCCGGCGACACCCGGTTCATCGTGACGCTGCCGCTGCAGGCACCCGCGCCGGTGACGCCGACGCCGGGCGAGCTGGCCGCCGCGGGAACGGAATAG
- a CDS encoding SRPBCC family protein produces the protein MTVLEFSDSIVVARDPQETYALVSDVTKMGDWSPVCKACWWDDPAAGAQPGAWFTGRNVTDERTWETRSQVVAADPGREFTWEVNDGWVRWGFHLEPEDDGATRLTQAWHFLPKGIAGFGEKYGDLAADEIQKRSDAALSGIPVTLAAIKAAAEAR, from the coding sequence GTGACCGTTCTCGAATTCTCCGACTCGATCGTCGTCGCGCGTGACCCGCAGGAGACCTACGCGCTGGTCTCCGACGTCACGAAGATGGGCGATTGGAGCCCGGTGTGCAAGGCCTGCTGGTGGGACGATCCGGCCGCCGGCGCGCAGCCGGGCGCGTGGTTCACCGGACGCAACGTCACCGACGAGCGCACCTGGGAGACCCGCAGCCAGGTGGTGGCCGCCGACCCCGGCCGCGAGTTCACCTGGGAGGTCAACGACGGCTGGGTGCGCTGGGGCTTTCACCTCGAGCCCGAGGACGACGGGGCGACGCGGCTGACCCAGGCGTGGCACTTCCTGCCGAAGGGCATCGCCGGCTTCGGCGAGAAGTACGGCGACCTGGCCGCCGACGAGATCCAGAAGCGCAGCGACGCCGCGCTGAGCGGCATCCCCGTCACCCTCGCGGCCATCAAGGCCGCCGCCGAGGCGCGCTGA
- a CDS encoding glycoside hydrolase family 16 protein, translating into MGSLNRRDLLSLTGAGLVAAAGLATAPRSLAAPPKYLFADEFDGPAGSAPDPSKWLVAKARESMQDPTFWEQPGRVGQYRDDRRNVYVDGNSHLVFRAAKDGDTFYSGKVFSTFYGGIGHTWEARIKLDCLTPGSWPAWYLSNDNPVNGGEVDVMEWYGNGSWAPGTAVHAKLNGGEHVSQTISVDDAWHTWRVTWDEAGMRFWRDYVDGAQPYFTVAAHALPDWQFNDPGFTLSPVLDLAVAGSGGGDPSGGTYPATMLIDWVRVW; encoded by the coding sequence GTGGGCTCTCTCAATCGCCGTGACCTGCTGTCGTTGACCGGGGCGGGGCTCGTCGCCGCCGCGGGACTGGCCACCGCGCCGCGGTCGCTGGCAGCACCGCCGAAGTACCTGTTCGCCGACGAGTTCGACGGTCCGGCCGGCTCGGCTCCCGATCCGTCGAAGTGGCTCGTCGCGAAGGCCAGGGAGTCGATGCAGGACCCCACCTTTTGGGAGCAGCCGGGCCGCGTCGGCCAGTACCGCGACGACCGCCGCAACGTCTACGTCGACGGCAACTCCCACCTCGTCTTCCGCGCCGCGAAGGACGGGGACACGTTCTACAGCGGCAAGGTGTTCAGCACCTTCTACGGCGGCATCGGGCACACCTGGGAAGCGCGGATCAAGCTCGACTGCCTCACCCCCGGCAGTTGGCCCGCGTGGTACCTGTCCAACGACAACCCCGTCAACGGCGGCGAGGTCGACGTCATGGAGTGGTACGGCAACGGCAGCTGGGCGCCGGGCACCGCCGTGCACGCGAAGCTCAACGGCGGCGAGCACGTCAGCCAGACCATCTCGGTGGACGACGCCTGGCACACCTGGCGCGTCACCTGGGACGAGGCCGGCATGCGGTTCTGGCGCGACTACGTCGACGGCGCGCAGCCCTACTTCACCGTCGCCGCGCACGCGCTGCCGGACTGGCAGTTCAACGATCCCGGCTTCACGCTGTCGCCCGTCCTGGATCTCGCGGTCGCGGGCTCGGGCGGCGGGGATCCCAGCGGCGGTA
- the rpmJ gene encoding 50S ribosomal protein L36 — MKVNPSVKPICDKCRVIRRHGRVMVICSDPRHKQRQG, encoded by the coding sequence GTGAAGGTGAACCCGAGCGTCAAGCCGATCTGCGACAAGTGCAGGGTGATCCGCCGGCATGGGCGGGTCATGGTGATCTGCTCCGATCCCCGCCACAAGCAGCGGCAGGGCTGA
- a CDS encoding DNA-directed RNA polymerase subunit alpha codes for MLISQRPTLSEESLADNRSKFVIEPLEPGFGYTLGNSLRRTLLSSIPGAAVTSIRIDGVLHEFTTVPGVKEDVTDIILNLKALVVSSEEDEPVTMYLRKQGPGAVTAGDIVPPAGVTVHNPDMHIATLNDKGKLEVELVVERGRGYVPAVQNKASGAEIGRIPVDSIYSPVLKVTYKVEATRVEQRTDFDKLILDVETKNSISPRDALASAGKTLVELFGLARELNVEAEGIEIGPSPAEADHIASFALPIDDLELTVRSYNCLKREGVHTVGELVSRTESDLLDIRNFGQKSIDEVKIKLHQLGLSLKDSPATFDPSEVAGYDVATGTWNSDAGYDLDDNQDFAETEQL; via the coding sequence ATGCTGATCTCTCAGCGACCCACCCTGTCCGAGGAGAGCCTGGCCGACAACCGGTCCAAGTTCGTCATCGAGCCCCTGGAGCCGGGCTTCGGTTACACCCTCGGCAATTCGCTGCGGCGCACGCTGCTGTCGTCCATCCCGGGCGCGGCAGTCACCAGCATCCGCATCGACGGGGTGCTGCACGAGTTCACCACCGTGCCGGGTGTCAAGGAAGACGTCACCGACATCATCCTGAACCTCAAGGCGCTCGTCGTGTCCTCCGAGGAGGACGAGCCGGTCACCATGTACCTGCGCAAGCAGGGCCCGGGCGCCGTCACCGCCGGTGACATCGTCCCGCCGGCCGGCGTGACGGTGCACAACCCGGACATGCACATCGCGACGCTGAACGACAAGGGCAAGCTCGAGGTCGAGCTGGTCGTCGAGCGCGGCCGCGGTTACGTCCCGGCCGTGCAGAACAAGGCCTCCGGCGCCGAGATCGGCCGCATCCCGGTCGATTCCATCTACAGCCCCGTGCTCAAGGTGACCTACAAGGTGGAGGCCACCCGCGTCGAGCAGCGCACCGACTTCGACAAGCTGATCCTCGACGTCGAGACCAAGAACTCGATCAGCCCGCGTGACGCCCTGGCCTCGGCCGGCAAGACGCTGGTCGAACTCTTCGGTCTGGCACGGGAACTCAACGTCGAGGCCGAGGGCATCGAGATCGGACCCTCGCCCGCCGAGGCCGATCACATCGCCAGCTTCGCGCTGCCGATCGACGACCTGGAACTCACCGTCCGGTCGTACAACTGCCTCAAGCGCGAGGGTGTGCACACCGTCGGCGAGCTGGTCTCGCGGACGGAGTCCGACCTGCTGGACATCCGCAACTTCGGCCAGAAGTCCATCGACGAGGTGAAGATCAAGCTGCACCAGCTCGGTCTCTCGCTGAAGGACAGCCCGGCCACGTTCGACCCGTCCGAGGTCGCCGGCTACGACGTCGCCACCGGCACCTGGAACAGCGATGCTGGCTACGACCTGGACGACAACCAGGACTTTGCCGAAACCGAACAGCTCTAG
- a CDS encoding response regulator, which translates to MSGPEHQPRRPAILTVDDDPAVSRAVARDLRRHYGERYRIVRAESGADALDTLKELKLRGDTVAVFVADYRMPQMSGIEFLEKAMDVFPLARRVLLTAYADTHAAIDAINVVDLDHYLLKPWDPPEEKLYPVIDGLLEEWRAIGDRGMPYTKVIGHRWNPRSWEVRQFLARNGYPFKALAADEPKGRQLLDAAGLDGLHLPVVITEKGEKLVEPTDPQLAELLGLSTEPSLEMYDLAVIGGGPAGLAAAVYGASEGLKTVLIERATTGGQAGRSSRIENYLGFENGVSGTALTLTARRQAERFGAEVITTREAIRLNAGEVGAARTIKFEDHSTIGARAIILATGVEYRELPVSGCRQLDEVNYVGRGVYYGASVSDPSECEGEDVYIVGAANSAGQAAMKMAEKAKSVTILCRGPRIEDSMSYYLIQQIEQMPNIRIRNCTEVTEVCGEDGHLTGLLLNNKQTGESEKVSCDRMCCFIGAQPRTDWLEEAGIARDDYGFILSGPDLRDKVGWTLDRPPHHLETSVPGVFVAGDVRSESAKRVAAAVGEGSMAVMLVHRYLAEA; encoded by the coding sequence ATGAGCGGACCTGAACACCAGCCCCGTCGGCCTGCGATCCTCACCGTCGACGACGATCCCGCGGTGTCCCGTGCCGTCGCGCGCGACCTGCGTCGGCACTACGGCGAGCGGTACCGCATCGTGCGCGCGGAGTCCGGCGCCGACGCGCTCGACACGCTCAAGGAACTCAAGCTGCGCGGTGACACCGTCGCGGTGTTCGTCGCCGACTACCGCATGCCGCAGATGAGCGGCATCGAGTTCCTCGAGAAGGCGATGGACGTGTTCCCGCTCGCGCGGCGGGTGCTGCTCACCGCCTACGCCGACACCCACGCCGCGATCGACGCCATCAACGTCGTCGACCTCGACCACTATCTGCTCAAGCCGTGGGACCCGCCGGAGGAGAAGCTCTACCCGGTGATCGACGGACTCCTCGAGGAGTGGCGCGCCATCGGCGACCGCGGCATGCCGTACACGAAGGTCATCGGGCACCGCTGGAACCCGAGGTCCTGGGAAGTGCGCCAATTCCTGGCGCGCAATGGTTACCCGTTCAAAGCGTTAGCCGCAGATGAACCGAAGGGACGGCAACTGCTAGACGCTGCCGGCCTCGACGGCCTTCACCTGCCCGTCGTCATCACCGAGAAGGGCGAGAAACTCGTAGAACCAACCGATCCTCAATTGGCCGAACTGCTCGGCTTGTCAACCGAACCATCGTTGGAGATGTACGACTTGGCCGTCATCGGCGGTGGCCCGGCCGGTCTGGCCGCCGCCGTGTATGGAGCTTCTGAGGGTTTGAAGACGGTGCTTATCGAACGCGCCACCACCGGTGGGCAGGCGGGCAGAAGCTCCCGCATCGAGAACTACCTCGGATTTGAGAACGGTGTCTCGGGGACTGCACTTACGCTGACTGCTCGCCGGCAGGCCGAACGATTTGGCGCCGAAGTGATAACTACTCGCGAGGCGATCCGTCTCAATGCGGGTGAGGTTGGGGCCGCGCGCACCATCAAGTTCGAAGATCACAGCACGATCGGCGCTCGAGCGATCATATTGGCGACTGGTGTCGAGTACCGCGAACTTCCTGTGAGCGGGTGCCGTCAACTCGATGAGGTGAATTACGTCGGCCGAGGCGTCTACTACGGCGCGTCGGTATCCGACCCCTCGGAGTGCGAGGGCGAGGACGTTTACATCGTCGGCGCCGCTAATTCTGCCGGTCAAGCGGCCATGAAGATGGCGGAGAAAGCCAAGTCGGTGACAATCCTCTGTCGTGGTCCGCGCATCGAGGACTCGATGTCTTACTACTTGATTCAACAGATCGAGCAGATGCCGAATATACGAATTCGAAACTGCACTGAGGTGACTGAAGTCTGCGGCGAGGATGGCCACTTGACCGGACTGTTGTTGAACAACAAGCAGACCGGCGAGAGCGAAAAGGTCAGCTGCGACCGGATGTGCTGCTTCATCGGCGCACAGCCGCGCACGGACTGGCTCGAGGAGGCGGGAATAGCCCGCGACGATTACGGCTTCATCCTGTCGGGGCCGGATCTGCGCGACAAGGTCGGATGGACGCTGGACCGTCCGCCGCACCACCTCGAGACGAGCGTCCCCGGGGTGTTCGTGGCGGGAGACGTGCGATCGGAGTCCGCCAAGCGCGTGGCGGCCGCGGTCGGCGAGGGATCGATGGCAGTGATGCTGGTGCACCGCTACCTGGCGGAAGCCTGA
- the infA gene encoding translation initiation factor IF-1, protein MAKKDGAIEVEGRVVEPLPNAMFRIELENGHKVLAHISGKMRQHYIRILPEDRVVVELSPYDLSRGRIVYRYK, encoded by the coding sequence ATGGCCAAGAAAGACGGTGCCATCGAGGTCGAGGGCCGCGTGGTCGAGCCTCTGCCCAATGCGATGTTCCGCATTGAGCTGGAGAACGGTCACAAGGTGCTCGCCCACATCAGCGGCAAGATGCGGCAGCACTACATCCGCATCCTGCCCGAGGACCGGGTCGTCGTGGAGCTCTCCCCGTACGACCTGTCCCGGGGCCGCATCGTGTACCGGTACAAGTAA